In Psychrobacter ciconiae, the genomic window TAAATTGCGTTTCCAGTCCTACCATCACCCTATTAAAAAATGCGCTGGTTGTTCACAGGTTTGGCAAATTTGGCGATATGGGCTTCGATATTTTTGGCAATATTGACATAATAACTAGCAAACTCATCATCGGCAGCAACGCTTGGCTTGCCGCTATCGACTTGCTTTCGGATACCGCTTGCCAGTGGCAGCTGACCTAATAGCGGCACGTGGTATTGCTCAGCGATTTGCTCGCCGCCACCTTCCCCAAAAATCGCTTCGGTATGTTGACAGTTGCTACAGGTGTGCAGCGCCATATTTTCGACCACGCCGATGACCGGAATGTGAGTTTTATTAAACATCTCAATGCCTTTTTGAGCATCAAGCAGCGCGATATGCTGCGGCGTGGTGACGATAACTGCGCCCGTCACCGGAATGCGCTGAGCGAGCGTCAACTGAATATCGCCCGTTCCGGGGGGCATGTCGATGACCAAATAATCAAGGTTTGGCCAGTTAGTTTGGTTATAAAGCTGCATTAACGCGCCGGTGGCCTTTGGACCGCGCCAAGCAACGGGAGTATTATCAGCATCAAGCAGGCTTGCAATCGACAGCATCGCCAAACCATGCGCTTCAATCGGTACAAACTGCTCGTTTTCAAGCTCAGGTTTGATGTTTTTTGCACCGAGCATGGCAGGAATACTAGGTCCATAAATATCAGCGTCCAAAACGCCAACACGCTGACCTAGCTTTTGTAGCGCTAAGGCAATATTAACCGTGGTGGTCGATTTGCCAACGCCGCCTTTACCCGAGGCGACCACGATAATATGGCGAATCCGCGGGTGCGGGGCAATCTCTGCTTGGGT contains:
- the apbC gene encoding iron-sulfur cluster carrier protein ApbC encodes the protein MFNFIKKRAQVPDSQTIDKALETYQINGKSIKNYLTGVNQQQSELTLDLRLPPEIDPEVIQHELGALLHLHGITAIHMNVRVSAATKGESKTLPKTTDAMAAKPDNSEPAITKAAPTQAEIAPHPRIRHIIVVASGKGGVGKSTTTVNIALALQKLGQRVGVLDADIYGPSIPAMLGAKNIKPELENEQFVPIEAHGLAMLSIASLLDADNTPVAWRGPKATGALMQLYNQTNWPNLDYLVIDMPPGTGDIQLTLAQRIPVTGAVIVTTPQHIALLDAQKGIEMFNKTHIPVIGVVENMALHTCSNCQHTEAIFGEGGGEQIAEQYHVPLLGQLPLASGIRKQVDSGKPSVAADDEFASYYVNIAKNIEAHIAKFAKPVNNQRIF